The segment AGCTCTGACCTATGCACCGTTTCCCCTCGTAGGGCGAAAACCGCTGGCGGTTATCCGCCGTCCCGACGCCTCGGCGGATAACGCGCTCCGCGTTATCCGCCCTACGAACCGACTGGTACGAAGCATGCGCCTGATCAACCGAACCCCCGACCGCAGTGGCCGCCTGTTCCTGGTGCTGCTGCCCTTCGCCCTGCTGCTGCTCGCCTATTTCACCGGCTCGGCATCGCGGCTTGCGGAGAACCCCAACGACAAGCTGTTGCCCAGCGCCGCGCAGATGGCCGACGCGGTGAACCGCCTGGCCTTCAGCGAAGACAAGCGCACCGGCGAAGTGCTGTTCTGGCAGGACACCGGCGCCAGCCTGCAGCGCCTGGGCGTGGGCCTCTCCATCGCCGCCCTGCTCGGCCTGGTACTGGGCATTGCCGCCGGCAGCGTGCCGCTGTTCGGCGCGCCCCTGTCACCGCTGCTCACGGTGCTGTCGATGATCCCGCCGCTGGCGATCCTGCCGGTGCTGTTCATCGTCTTCGGCCTGGGCGAGTTGTCCAAGGTGGTGCTGATCGTCATCGGCGTCGCACCCTGCATCGCCCGCGACATCGAACAGCGCGCGCGGGAGATCCCCCGCGAACTGCTGATCAAGGCGCAGACCCTGGGCGCCAGCACCTGGACGCTGATCCTGCGCGTGGTGCTGCCGCAACTGATGCCGCGCCTGCTCATCTCCCTGCGCCTGATGCTCGGCTCGGCCTGGCTGTTCCTCATCGCCGCCGAAGCCATCGCCTCCACTGACGGCCTGGGCTACCGCATCTTCCTCGTGCGCCGCTACCTGGCCATGGACGTGATCCTGCCCTACGTCGTGTGGATCACTGCCCTGGCCTGGCTGATGGACTGGGCGCTGCGCGAGCTCACCCGCCGCGCCTTCCCCTGGTACGAAGGAGGCAAGGCATGAGCGAAAAACAGACAGGCAGCTCAGCCAGCGTTGCGAGTGCTGCCGCTTCTTTCATCAGTGTGAAGAACGTCTGGCAGGAGTACGCCGGCAACGTGGTGCTCGAACGCCTCAACCTGGAAGTGCAGGAAGGCGAGTTCTGCACCCTGGTCGGCGCCTCCGGCTGCGGCAAGTCCACCTTCCTGCGCCTGCTGCTCGGCCAGGAGCGCCCCAGCCGCGGCGAACTGCTGCTCAAGGGCCAGCCGTTGCCGGGCGAACCCGACCCGAGCCGTGGAGTGGTGTTCCAGCGCTACTCGGTGTTCCCGCACCTTTCCGTGCAGGACAACGTCGCCCTCGGCCTGGAGCTGCCGCGCTCGCCGCTGCTCGGCCGGCTGTTCGGCGGCGCCAGGCGCGAGGCCCGCGAACAGGCCGCCGCCCTGCTCGAGCGCGTCGGCCTTGGCCATGCGCTGAAGCAGTACCCTAGCGCCCTCTCTGGCGGCATGCAGCAACGCCTGGCCATCGCCCAAGCGCTGGTCATGAAGCCGCGCGTGCTGCTGCTCGACGAACCCTTCGGCGCGCTCGACCCAGGCATCCGCAAGGACATGCACGCCTTGCTGCTGGAGCTCTGGCAGGAAACCCGGCTCACCGTGTTCATGGTCACTCACGACCTGGCCGAAGGCTTCAACCTGGGCACCCGCCTGCTGGTCTTCGACAAGGTCCGCCACGACCCGCAGGCGCCCACCGCCTACGGCGCCCGCATCACCTATGACATCCCGCTCAACGCCGACCGCAAGGCTGCCCGCGCCGCCCTGCCCGAACCGCTCGCCGCGCGCCTGGAAACGGCCGCGCCGCTGATCACGCCGGCCTACTGAGGAGCCCGATATGAACGAACTACGCACCACCCTCTATGAAACAATCGTGCCCGGCGGCGGCCACACTTCCTTCGTGCTCAAGCGTGGCCAGTTGCTGCGCCTGACCGACCTGGAAGGCGGCGGCAACGCCAGCGTGCTGCTATTCAACGCCGCCGAGAAAAGCGAGCGGCTGAACCTGCCCGACAGCCTCAAGTGCCAGCACACCGTCAAGCTCACCGCCGGCCACTGCCTGTACTCGGACATGGGACGCGTGCTCGCCGCCATC is part of the Pseudomonas lalkuanensis genome and harbors:
- a CDS encoding ABC transporter permease, yielding MRLINRTPDRSGRLFLVLLPFALLLLAYFTGSASRLAENPNDKLLPSAAQMADAVNRLAFSEDKRTGEVLFWQDTGASLQRLGVGLSIAALLGLVLGIAAGSVPLFGAPLSPLLTVLSMIPPLAILPVLFIVFGLGELSKVVLIVIGVAPCIARDIEQRAREIPRELLIKAQTLGASTWTLILRVVLPQLMPRLLISLRLMLGSAWLFLIAAEAIASTDGLGYRIFLVRRYLAMDVILPYVVWITALAWLMDWALRELTRRAFPWYEGGKA
- a CDS encoding ABC transporter ATP-binding protein, with protein sequence MSEKQTGSSASVASAAASFISVKNVWQEYAGNVVLERLNLEVQEGEFCTLVGASGCGKSTFLRLLLGQERPSRGELLLKGQPLPGEPDPSRGVVFQRYSVFPHLSVQDNVALGLELPRSPLLGRLFGGARREAREQAAALLERVGLGHALKQYPSALSGGMQQRLAIAQALVMKPRVLLLDEPFGALDPGIRKDMHALLLELWQETRLTVFMVTHDLAEGFNLGTRLLVFDKVRHDPQAPTAYGARITYDIPLNADRKAARAALPEPLAARLETAAPLITPAY